The following are encoded together in the Lathyrus oleraceus cultivar Zhongwan6 chromosome 3, CAAS_Psat_ZW6_1.0, whole genome shotgun sequence genome:
- the LOC127127427 gene encoding uncharacterized protein LOC127127427 produces MALSASDVPAMYSLLANSMSADHRLRAPAEEALAQSESRPGFCSCLLELITANDLASQVDVRLMATVYFKNSINRYWRQRRDSSGISNEEKMHLRQKLLMHLREESDQIALMLAVLISKIARIDYPKEWPDIFLILSQQLQSADVLASHRIFMILFRTLKELSTKRLTADQRNFAEISSQFFDYSWRLWQSDVQTLLHGFSALSQNYNSNADDQHRELHLTCERWLLCSKIIRQLIISGFQSDSKCFQEVRPVKEVSPVLLSAIQSFLPFYSSFQKQYPKFWDFLKRACTKLMKILVAIQGRHPYSFGDKFVLSSVMDFCLNRITDPEPNLLSFEQFLIQCMVMIKNILECKEYKPCLTGRVVDEKGVTLEQMKKNISSAVGGVVTSLLPNDRIVLLCNVLITRYFVLTASDLEEWYRNPESFHHEQDMVQWTEKLRPCAEALYIVLFENNSQLLAPVVVSLLQETMNNCPTSVTEITSALLLKDAAYGAAAYVYYELSNYLSFKDWFNGALSHELSNDHPNLRIIHRKVAVILGQWVSEIKDETKRPVYCALIRLLQGKDLSVRLAACRSLCLHVEDANFSEREFVDLLPLCWDSCFKLFEEVQEFDSKVQILNLISILIGHVSQVIPFANKLVQFFQKVWEESAGESLLQIQLLVALRNFVIALGYQSPICYNILLPLLENGIDINSPDELNLLEDSMLLWEATLSQAPSLVPQLLSYFSRLVGIMERNFDHLQVAVNIIEDYIILGGNDFLSMHATNIAKILDLVVGNVNDKGLLSILPVVDILIQCFPMEVPPLISSTLQKLIVICLSGGDDRDPSKTSVKASSAAILARVLVMNTNSLAQLASDPSTSQLLQTASIPVQENILLCLVDIWVDKVDNVSSIQKKTIGLALSIILTLRLPQVLDKLDQILSVCTSVILGRNDDLTEEESSGDMSSSASPDEGTIPSKEFRKRQIKLSDQINQLSLEDSVRDNLQTCAAIHGESFNATMSSMHPSAFAQLKQALKMP; encoded by the exons ATGGCGCTTTCCGCCTCCGACGTGCCGGCGATGTACTCGCTCCTCGCCAATTCCATGAGCGCCGATCACCGCCTCCGTGCCCCCGCGGAGGAAGCCCTTGCGCAATCGGAGTCTAGGCCTGGCTTCTGCTCATGCCTCCTG GAACTGATTACTGCCAATGATTTAGCGTCACAAGTTGATGTGCGCTTAATGGCTACTGTCTATTTTAAAAACAGTATTAACCGCTACTGGCGCCAGCGCCGGGATTCTTC GGGAATTAGCAATGAGGAGAAAATGCATTTGAGGCAGAAGTTGTTGATGCATTTGAGAGAAGAGAGTGATCAG ATAGCTCTAATGTTGGCAGTGCTAATATCCAAGATTGCTCGCATTGATTATCCCAAAGAATG GCCAGACATCTTTTTGATTTTATCACAACAACTTCAATCAGCAGATGTTCTTGCCTCCCACCGTATCTTTATGATTCTATTTAGGACCTTAAAGGAGTTGTCTACGAAACGGCTCACCGCAGACCAGCGCAACTTTGCAGAG ATATCGTCCCAATTCTTTGATTATAGCTGGCGCCTCTGGCAAAGTGATGTGCAGACACTACTGCATGGTTTTTCTGCTCTTTCTCAAAACTATAATTCCAATGCTGATGATCAGCATCGCGAACTTCATCTTACATGTGAAAGATGGTTGTTATGCTCAAAGATCATACGACAATTAATTATTTCAGGATTTCAAAGTGATTCCAAGTGTTTTCAG GAGGTTCGGCCAGTCAAGGAAGTCTCACCTGTTCTCTTAAGTGCCATTCAATCATTTCTTCCATTTT ATTCGTCTTTTCAAAAGCAGTATCCTAAATTTTGGGACTTTCTAAAGAGGGCATGTACCAAATTGATGAAAATTTTAGTTGCCATTCAAGGAAGGCATCCTTACTCCTTTGGGGATAAATTTGTGCTTTCATCAGTCATGGACTTCTGTTTGAATAGAATAACAGATCCCGAGCCAAATCTATTGTCGTTTGAACAATTTCTTATTCAATGTATGGTGATGATTAAGAATATTCTGGAATGTAAGGAATACAAGCCATGTCTTACTGGTCGGGTGGTGGATGAAAAAGGAGTTACATTAGAGCAGATGAAGAAAAATATTTCCAGTGCAGTTGGTGGTGTTGTAACCTCCCTTCTTCCCAATGATCGAATAGTTCTTTTGTGTAATGTACTGATAACAAG GTATTTTGTGCTGACTGCAAGTGATTTGGAGGAGTGGTACCGTAACCCCGAGTCTTTTCATCATGAGCAGGATATGGTCCAGTGGACAGAAAAATTGAGGCCTTGTGCTGAAGCTCTGTATATTGTATTGTTTGAAAATAATAGCCAA CTGCTAGCTCCTGTTGTGGTTTCTCTTCTTCAAGAGACTATGAACAATTGCCCGACTTCAGTGACAGAAATTACTTCTGCATTGCTTCTTAAAGATGCTGCTTATGGTGCTGCCGCCTATGTTTATTATGAACTCTCAAACTATCTTAGCTTTAAAGACTG GTTTAATGGAGCTTTATCGCACGAACTCTCTAATGATCATCCAAACCTGCGCATTATTCATCGTAAAGTTGCAGTAATTTTGGGACAGTGGGTTTCTGAG ATTAAAGATGAGACAAAAAGGCCTGTATATTGTGCTTTAATCAGATTGTTACAGGGTAAAGATTTATCTGTTCGG CTGGCAGCCTGTCGATCCCTTTGCTTACATGTTGAAGATGCAAACTTTTCTGAGAGGGAGTTTGTTGATCTTCTTCCTCTCTGTTGGGACTCATGTTTTAAGTTGTTTGAGGAAGTTCAAGAATTTGATTCAAAG GTTCAGATTTTGAATTTGATCTCTATCCTTATTGGACATGTTAGTCAAGTTATTCCATTTGCAAACAAGTTGGTGCAGTTTTTTCAAAAG GTTTGGGAGGAATCTGCTGGTGAAAGTTTGCTGCAGATTCAGCTTCTGGTTGCTTTGAGAAACTTTGTGATTGCACTTGGTTATCAATCACCCATTTGCTACAATATTCTACTGCCACTTCTAGAGAATGGAATTGATATTAATAGTCCAGATGAACTCAATCTTCTTGAAGATAGCATGCTG TTATGGGAGGCCACACTTTCCCAAGCTCCATCATTGGTGCCTCAATTGTTATCATACTTTTCACGCCTTGTGGGGATTATGGAAAGAAACTTTGACCATTTGCAG GTTGCAGTGAACATAATTGAAGATTACATAATTTTGGGTGGAAATGACTTTTTAAGCATGCATGCAACAAATATTGCTAAAATTCTTGATTTAGTTGTTGGGAATGTCAATGACAAAGGCTTGCTTTCTATTCTTCCAGTAGTTGATATCTTAATTCAG TGTTTCCCCATGGAAGTGCCGCCACTTATTAGCAGTACATTACAA AAATTAATTGTCATATGTTTGAGTGGTGGAGATGACCGGGACCCTTCCAAAACATCTGTTAAAGCATCTTCTGCTGCCATCCTCGCAAGAGTTTTGGTGATGAATACAAATTCACTTGCCCAATTAGCATCAGATCCATCGACCTCTCAACTGCTTCAGACGGCATCTATCCCAGTTCAAGAAAATATACTTCTTTGTCTGGTTGACATTTGGGTTGATAAG GTAGATAATGTTTCTTCCATCCAGAAGAAGACAATTGGCTTAGCGCTCTCAATAATTCTGACATTAAGGCTGCCTCAAGTTCTTGACAAACTCGATCAAATTTTGAG TGTTTGCACTAGTGTAATTCTGGGCAGAAATGATGACTTGACAGAAGAAGAGTCCAG TGGTGACATGAGCTCCAGTGCATCTCCCGATGAGGGCACTATTCCTAGTAAAGAGTTCAGAAAAAGACAG ATCAAACTATCAGACCAAATAAATCAGCTGTCACTTGAGGATTCTGTGAGAGATAATCTACAAACATGTGCTGCCATTCATGGAGAATCTTTTAATGCTACAATGAGCAGTATGCATCCATCTGCGTTTGCACAGTTGAAGCAGGCATTAAAAATGCCATAA